AGGCCTGGAGACACGTGTTCGAGGTGCTCAACGGCCGACGGGCCGAGCTCGAACCATGGCTGCGCGGTGAGAAGTTCGGGCAGATCGTGCTCGTCGGCTGCGGCTCGTCGTGGCACGCGGCGCTCTCCGCCGCGCGCGTGTTCCACGCCAGCGGCCTGAACGCGGTGGCGCTCCCCGCGTCTGAGGTGCTGTACGCCGCCCGCCCCCCGTATGACGTGCGCATCAAGACCCTCCTGGTGGGCCTGTCCCGGTCAGGGGCGACCTCAGAGACCCTGTGGGCCGTCGAGAAGCTGAAGGCCATCGATCCACGACTGAAGGCCCTTACCATCGCCTGCCGCGACGAGAGCGAGCTCGCCCCCCTGGGCGACGTGTCCATCGCCCTCCCCGGGGCACACGAAGAGGGCGTCATCGCCACCCGATCGCACACCGCGATGCTGCTCACGCTGCAGGTGCTGGCCTCGTGGCTCACGGCAAACGAGGCGATGCTGGCCGAGCTCGCAGCCCTGCCCGACACGTTCGACCTGAAGAAGCATCAGGCCGAGATCCAGAAGGCGGTGGCGCTCAAGCCCCAGCACATCACGTTCCTGGGAAGCGGCCCGTTCTATGGGCTTGCCGCCGCGAGCGCCCTGCTCGTGCGCGAGATGGCGAACCAGTCTTCTGACTACATGCCGCTCCTCGAGTTCCGACACGGCGCTCAGTCATCGGTGATGCCGCACACGCTCATCGTGGCCTACACCTCAGACGCCCTGCGCAAGGCGGAAGAAGAGATGATCCGCGAGATTGCGGTGATGCGCGGCCCTCGCATGATCATCTGCGGCGAGGCCGAGAACAAAACCAAGATGGGCACCGAGTTCGTCTTCGAGCTGGGCACCGAGCGATCAGAGCTGGCGCGCCTCTGCCTGTCTGCCCCCATCGGGCAGCTGTTCGGGTTCTACCTGGGCATCAAGAACGGCGTGAACCCGGATCGCCCGAAGCACGTGCAGCCGGTGGTGAAGCTGAAGGAGCGCCCGGGCGCCTGATCCACGGTGTGGAGAAGCGCCAACGCCACCCCGCGGCGCGCCAGCAGCGTGCTGCTCATCGATCTCGACGAGCTCTCCACGGCCGCGCTCGCCCAGTCGCTGGCGTCCCGGGGGGCGCACGTCTTCTTCACGGCGGCGCCCCACGTAGCGAGGCGTCTCTCGCAGGAGTGCTACTTCGACCTGGTGGTCATCGATGACCGCCTCGATGGAGAGGCGCACCCCAGCCTGGCGGACGTGATCGCCCGCGACGGGCATCGCTGCGTGGTGCTGAGCGTGGGCGCGGAGCGAAGGGCGTTGCAGACGGGAGAGATCACGGTGCGGGGGGGCATCCGCCGCCCGCTCGAGGCGGAGCGCGTCTTCACCCTGTCGGTGGTGGCCGGACAGGATGGGCGCTACGAGGAGATCCGGCGCTTCCTCGACCTCTCTCCCTGACCCGTCTGAATGCACAGAGCGAGGAACCGAACCCTCCCAGGCCGAAGCCAGAGCCGATGGAAACCTTCACAAGAGATGGCGCGCCCGCCTTCCGAGCGGTACACAACAGCGCGGGCTACGCGGGGCTCGAGCGGGTGTTCCGCGACCCGGTGTACGGGAACATCTCGGTCGCCTCTCCGGCTGTTCTCGATGTGATCGACTCCCCGTACTTCCAGCGGCTGCGTCGCATACACCAGCTCGGCATGTGCCATCTGGTCTACTACGGGGCAGAGCACTCGCGCTTCCAGCACTCCATCGGCGCGATGTGGCTGATGCATCGCATCCTCACGCACTGGCGGGTCACCGGCGCCGCCGCCATCTCTGACGATCTGGCGCTCGTGGGAACGCTTGCCGCGCTGCTGCACGACGTAGGACACGGCCCGTTCTCGCACGCGCTGGAGAACGTGTTCTCGAACGTGCATCACGAGGCCATCGGCATGCGCATCGTCGGGGAGCGGCTTCGCCCCATGCTCGAGGGCAGAGGGGTCGATGTCGATCTGCTCCTGAACGTCATGCGGGGCACCGCGGGCCTGCCGTTCCTCTCCGAGCTGATCTCGAGCCAGATGGACGTCGACCGCATGGACTACCTGCTGCGCGACTCGCACTACACCGGCGTTCGCTACGGGCTCTTCGACGTCGACAGAATCATCTTCACGCTGACGCCCATCCCCGATCGCGCCGCCCCGGAGCGACACATCCTCGCCATCACGGCCAAGGGCATGCACGCCGCCGAGGAATACCTGTTCTCGCGCCACTCGATGTACTGGCAGGTCTACTTCCACAAGACCACCCGGGCCTGTGAGGTGCTGCTCAAATCGGTGCTGCAGCGCGCCCGCGAGGTGTTCGGAGAGAAGCAGGCCATCGAGCTCCCCCGCAACCTGCGCTTCATGTTCGAGATGGCGGCCTCGAACACCGAGGCCTGGCTCGACGCCTATCTCGGACTCGATGACACCGACCTCTTCCACGCCATCAAGCTCTGGCGCAGCGACAGCGATGAGACGCTGGCCGACCTTGCCCATCGCTTCATCGATCGACGCCCCTTCAAAGCCCTTCCCCTGCTCTCTGACGACCCGGAGGTCATTGCCGAGATCGAAGCCGAGGTGTCACGCCACTACGGCGCGCGCACGCGCTACTACATGCACGTCGACCGACCGTCGGACACAGCCTACGACTTCTACACCGCGCGTCCGGGCACGCCCGTCATCCGCGTGCTCACCGAAGCGCCAGACGGCTGGGAAGAGATCTCGGCGGTGGCGCAGACGCAGGCGGTGCGAGCCCTGAGCCGCGAAGTGACCCGAGCCTACGTGATGCTCCCGGATGACTGCGCCGCAGCGGCACGGCGCATCATCGACGCCCACGCGCCCGCACGGCCCTCACGCCCCGCCCCGCCCGAGCAGAGGAACACCGACCTATGACGCACATCGCCATCCTCTCCGAGGGCCTCACCGCGGACCTCCGTCCCATCGGATACGGGCGCTCCACCTGGGACGCCCCCTTCCTCGGTCGACCGCTCCTGGCCAGCACGCTCGAATGGCTCGAGCGCGTCGGGTGCAGCCACCTGTTCCTGCTCGACGACACGCCGGAGCTGTGGCTCGAATCACTCGCCGCAACAACGCCCGTCGCCATTCCCATGCAACACGTCGACGCGCGTCGCGACCGCATCTCGGCGGGTGCCACCCTGGCGCCCCTGCTCACGCCCCTCGCGCCGACCCGCGTGTACCTCATCAAGCCGTGCGCCCTTGTCGCGCCCGACCTCGAGGGCCTGCTCGCCTTCCATGAGCAGAACGCCTCGCAGGCGACGTTCGCGCTGACGCGCCTCGACCCGGGGGGCCTTACCTGGCCCTTCATCCCGGCGTGCCGCATGGATGAGCACGGCGCCATCCTCGAGGTCGACAAGCTGCGCCGAACCGACGCGCTGGGCAGCGCCACGCTCGAGAACGTGCTGGGCGGCACCGCGCCGAGCCGCCCACGCGAGTTCTGGGCCCCGCGCAACCTGGCCGTCATCGAGCCGGAGCTGGCGTCACGCCTGCCCCTCACCGAGCTTCTCGCCCCGCTCTCCGGTCTCGCGCGCCAGCTGGCCTCTGACGGCGTGGCGTGCCACGGTCGCGCGCTGCGCGGCACGTGGTGGCCGGCCAGCAGCACGCTGGAGGTGATGGAAGCCAACCGCGCGGCGCTCGAGGCCGCGTCACACGACGAGACGCTGCTCAAGATCGCCACCCCCATCTCGCCTGAAGCCGCCATCGCCGCCGACGCCACCGTTGCGCGAAGCGTGGTGGCGCGGCAGAGCGACATCGAGAGCCGCGCCGAGATCACGGGCAGCGTCCTCGACAGCGGCGTTCGCGTGGGCGCGGGGAGCATCGTGCGCGAAAGTCTGCTGGGGGCCGATACGGCGCTGCCGGCCGGTGCTTCGGTGGTGGGTTCGGTGAGCGGCGCCGGCGAGTTCCAGAACCTCCTGCGCGGGGTCCCCATGGCAGGCTTCTACCTCGATGGCATTCGTTCGGTCGACGAAGACGCCGTGCTGACCTACTGGCGCGAGAGCGTTCCCCTGTTCGGGCGCGACCCGAACGCGACCATCGTCAAGACCCTGGCCCGCGGACTCGAGAACAACGTCTATCACCTGCATGACGGCGACCGACACGTCGTTCTGAAGCGCCGCCTCGACTGCAATGCCCATCCGCTGGTGCGAGAGTATCACGTCATGCGCGCCCTTCGGCAGAACGGAATCGCCCCTGACCCGTACCTGCTCGACCTTCGCCCCGAGATCCGGGTGGCGCCGTGCATCGTGATGGAGTTCCTCGAAGGCGAGCATCTCACCGAGGGGGCCATCACCCCCGAGATCGCGCGGG
Above is a genomic segment from Pseudomonadota bacterium containing:
- a CDS encoding SIS domain-containing protein: MLSKPGTSTFNDIMEQAQAWRHVFEVLNGRRAELEPWLRGEKFGQIVLVGCGSSWHAALSAARVFHASGLNAVALPASEVLYAARPPYDVRIKTLLVGLSRSGATSETLWAVEKLKAIDPRLKALTIACRDESELAPLGDVSIALPGAHEEGVIATRSHTAMLLTLQVLASWLTANEAMLAELAALPDTFDLKKHQAEIQKAVALKPQHITFLGSGPFYGLAAASALLVREMANQSSDYMPLLEFRHGAQSSVMPHTLIVAYTSDALRKAEEEMIREIAVMRGPRMIICGEAENKTKMGTEFVFELGTERSELARLCLSAPIGQLFGFYLGIKNGVNPDRPKHVQPVVKLKERPGA
- a CDS encoding HD domain-containing protein, which translates into the protein METFTRDGAPAFRAVHNSAGYAGLERVFRDPVYGNISVASPAVLDVIDSPYFQRLRRIHQLGMCHLVYYGAEHSRFQHSIGAMWLMHRILTHWRVTGAAAISDDLALVGTLAALLHDVGHGPFSHALENVFSNVHHEAIGMRIVGERLRPMLEGRGVDVDLLLNVMRGTAGLPFLSELISSQMDVDRMDYLLRDSHYTGVRYGLFDVDRIIFTLTPIPDRAAPERHILAITAKGMHAAEEYLFSRHSMYWQVYFHKTTRACEVLLKSVLQRAREVFGEKQAIELPRNLRFMFEMAASNTEAWLDAYLGLDDTDLFHAIKLWRSDSDETLADLAHRFIDRRPFKALPLLSDDPEVIAEIEAEVSRHYGARTRYYMHVDRPSDTAYDFYTARPGTPVIRVLTEAPDGWEEISAVAQTQAVRALSREVTRAYVMLPDDCAAAARRIIDAHAPARPSRPAPPEQRNTDL